In Gigantopelta aegis isolate Gae_Host chromosome 6, Gae_host_genome, whole genome shotgun sequence, the following are encoded in one genomic region:
- the LOC121374691 gene encoding LOW QUALITY PROTEIN: DNA-binding protein SMUBP-2-like (The sequence of the model RefSeq protein was modified relative to this genomic sequence to represent the inferred CDS: deleted 1 base in 1 codon), whose product MDLETFVDKTLHLLETERQSEVEEARILTEKLPPKELQRRGVCLLKLRLAERRSGLYGRTLVTLQPFWPGPDLPSHSFTPGDIIGLSLSQGENQPDLASGIVSKVTQASVTVAFEESDDVFSWDDDTQYKIMKLANNVTYRRLKKALKNLNKYSSRPSQGLISVLFGLSEFSPPTKETEINFMNEKLDESQKEAVRFALRQREVAVIHGPPGTGKTTTVVEVILQAVGRGLKVLACAPSNVAVDNLVEKVSSSLQKVVRIGHPARLLPHIQKYALDAIVARSDETKLVQDVRKDLDEAFNKVKRSRNKGEKHGLRDDIRHLRRELVQREKAAITEILKKADVILVTLTSASSEGPLKFLDEDHFDLAIIDECSQALEAACWIGLMRAPRCVLAGDHHQLPPTILSHEAARNGLDVTLMERILKTSSADVVRMLTTQYRMNQAIMQWSSDQLYDGKLVAHESVRNHLLKDLPGVEECEETSCPLLLIDTTGCDLYELDLPEEISKGNEGEADIVAAHVEKLITSGLNPCDIALITPYNLQVDILRLRLSTKYPALEIKSVDGFQGREKEAVVISFVRSNLKGVVGFLAENRRINVAITRARRHVAIVCDTETVGHNHFLKTLIEYFTEHGEVWSAQEYVQSGQVVHVGTRPERLDNILSEKSQTKTKWKKTAKDSKTRTDTESQTRQNQFIIKLNLRGMSVTRKSDVEKEEEFTKILTDFTSDEKLDTKEFPSSLNSHDRLLLHQLSEKLGLCHISKGEDKDRHIMVSKPGRGKMEAASSSSQVSSAQSQMEKPRNSERQPETGEKNSGQKSVEPGQVDESVTEKTSYKVDSETINDANIVLSGEPQQTVPSDKISCKFCGKDVISANIHLHELHCSRQNNKPAVSGGALPKRKEVKSANKSSRGRNDILTKKTAAALANVDADDFDGMISAVQNMDSKCHFKKCKEMTLTFSQTCQFCRQRFCYAHAMPEVHGCGDEAKFAARQTVIKEGILFRGNTAQNKKIDPDKRAHLQRKLDKKLADMGGKRTGKNKKQ is encoded by the exons GTGACATCATTGGACTTTCTCTGTCACAAGGAGAGAACCAGCCAGACTTGGCTTCAGGGATTGTCTCAAAGGTCACCCAGGCATCAGTGACTGTTGCGTTTGAAGAGTCAGATGATGTGTTTTCGTGGGATGATGACACTCAGTACAAGATCATGAAACTCGCCAATAACGTCACCTACCGGAGACTCAAGAA agcTTTGAAAAACCTCAACAAATACTCAAGTAGACCATCACAAGGACTCATtagtgttttgtttggtttatcGGAATTTTCTCCCCCTACAAAAGAAACAG agattaacttcatgaatgaAAAGCTAGACGAATCTCAGAAGGAGGCTGTGAGGTTTGCGTTGCGTCAGCGTGAGGTCGCGGTAATCCACGGACCTCCGGGCACGGGGAAGACCACCACAGTGGTGGAGGTGATCCTACAGGCCGTAGGACGAGGACTCAAG GTTCTTGCTTGTGCTCCGTCAAACGTTGCCGTGGACAACCTGGTGGAGAAGGTATCCAGCAGTCTTCAGAAGGTTGTGCGAATCGGACACCCTGCCCGGCTTCTGCCTCACATACAGAAATACGCACTGGATGCCATCGTAGCCAGGAGTGACGAAACTAAACTGGTGCAGGACGTT AGAAAAGATCTCGATGAAGCTTTT AACAAGGTTAAGAGATCGAGAAACAAGGGGGAGAAGCATGGACTGCGTGACGATATCCGTCACTTACGCCGTGAGCTGGTACAGAGGGAGAAAGCTGCCATCACTGAGATTCTCAAGAAAGCCGATGTCATTCTTGTGACCTTGACCAGTGCGTCTAGTGAGGGACCACTCAAGTTTCTTGACGAAGATCACTTTGATTTGGCCATCATTGACGAATGCTCTCAG GCTCTAGAAGCTGCTTGCTGGATTGGTCTGATGAGAGCTCCGAGATGTGTCCTGGCTGGCGACCACCATCAGCTACCACCCACGATCCTATCACACGA AGCTGCACGGAATGGTCTTGACGTAACGTTGATGGAGAGAATTCTGAAAACCAGTAGTGCAGACGTTGTGCGCATGTTGACCACGCAGTACCGCATGAACCAAGCCATCATGCAGTGGTCGTCGGATCAGCTCTACGACGGAAAACTTGTAGCCCACGAGTCCGTCAGGAATCACCTCTTGAA AGATCTTCCTGGTGTTGAGGAATGTGAAGAAACGAGCTGCCCTCTCCTCCTCATAGACACAACCGGCTGTGATCTGTATGAACTCGATCTACCAGAGGAAATATCAAAGGGAAATGAAG GTGAAGCTGATATAGTAGCAGCTCATGTGGAGAAGTTGATTACCAGTGGTCTAAATCCATGTGACATTGCACTCATAACTCCATACAACTTACAG GTGGACATCTTGAGGCTGCGTTTATCAACCAAGTATCCTGCCTTGGAGATCAAGTCTGTGGATGGGTTCCAGGGTAGAGAAAAAGAGGCAGTCGTCATTTCATTTGTTAGAAGCAATCTTAAAG gGGTAGTTGGTTTTCTGGCTGAAAACAGGAGGATCAATGTTGCTATCACGCGAGCTCGACGCCATGTGGCCATTGTGTGTGATACGGAAACTGTGGGTCACAACCATTTCCTCAAGACACTCATCGAGTATTTCACAGAACACGGAGAGGTGTGGTCGGCTCAGGAGTATGTCCAGT CTGGGCAGGTGGTTCACGTTGGTACAAGACCAGAGCGTCTGGACAACATTCTGTCAGAAAAATCACAAACCAAAACCAAATGGAAAAAAACCGCGAAGGACTCAAAGACAAGAACCGACACAGAAAGCCAGACAAGACAGAATCAGTTCATCATAAAGCTAAATCTGAGAGGTATgtcagt TACACGAAAAAGTGATGTTGAGAAAGAAGAGGAATTTACCAAGATCCTAACAGATTTCACGTCTGATGAAAAACTGGATACTAAAGAGTTCCCATCCAGTCTCAACTCTCATGACAGACTGCTGTTACATCAg CTGTCTGAGAAACTAGGTTTGTGTCACATCAGTAAAGGAGAGGATAAAGACCGCCACATCATGGTGTCCAAACCGGGTCGAGGAAAGATGGAGGCTGCGTCTAGCTCATCACAGGTTTCATCTGCACAGTCTCAGATGGAAAAACCAAGAAACAGTGAGAGACAACCAGAGACTGGAGAAAAAAACTCTGGTCAGAAATCTGTTGAACCAGGACAGGTTGATGAAAGTGTAACTGAAAAGACATCTTATAAGGTTGACAGTGAGACTATTAATGATGCTAACATTGTCCTAAGTGGTGAACCACAACAAACTGTTCCCAGTGATAAAATATCCTGCAAATTCTGCGGCAAAGATGTCATCTCGGCAAACATACACCTGCACGAACTCCACTGTTCGagacaaaacaacaaacctGCAGTGTCTGGTGGTGCTCTGCCAAAAAGGAAGGAAGTTAAAAGTGCCAACAAGTCTTCCAGGGGTAGAAATGATATATTGACGAAGAAAACGGCAGCAGCGTTGGCGAATGTCGATGCTGATGACTTCGATGGTATGATTTCAGCTGTTCAGAACATGGACAGCAAGTGTCATTTCAAGAAGTGCAAagagatgaccttgaccttcagTCAGACGTGTCAGTTTTGTAGGCAGAGGTTTTGTTATGCCCACGCGATGCCTGAAGTGCATGGTTGCGGGGACGAGGCGAAGTTTGCCGCCAGACAGACTGTCATTAAAGAAGGGATTCTCTTCAGAGGAAACACCGCACAAAACAAAAAGATTGACCCAGATAAAAGAGCACACTTGCAGAGAAAACTAGATAAGAAACTCGCTGATATGGGAGGCAAGAGAACTGGAAAGAATAAAAAGCAGTAA